The DNA window ttcaTTGTCgacaataatcatcatagccgacgccaatccgccaaaacacgtttgatgggacgagataacacctgaactggattagaccagataacaatcggtgtgttaacgttcatattttccacgcccgaattgattgaccttgaactctccttgaattacgcgcggaactgcgtgcaagcgtcggccatgatgaatatcgccgacgatggagcgactcctctaacaaaatgttcacctatgccgtagtatcgtttttgaagcgggaagcttgaaaaaacgcaaatttcttacgcagattgtgaagttatgagtgcatttcagactttgccgatgcgctcatcgtgatttttgaggcattatctataagaaacaactcttatttttgctctagcaaaagtttgcaacaggcccatttgagaTATTTCGGCTAAGTTATATGGTATTTGATGTCAGGGTCATTACTCTGAGTTTTTGttcgaaaaaaaccaaaacctCCAAAACTCCCTTCAATTTGAGACATCCATAGTTTTGAGGCCATGAATAAATACAGCgctaaaaattggacgtatttatgctaaaaggagatatgtgcaagtggaaagatggggtgtgctcgttagttgggtcataagaaacaatgtaaaagtggatatagctccttttgtgaaaattgagaagcgggatttgacattaaatcaaaaggagctaaacgccaaaatatgctaactcatgagccgcgggcatggcaagagagcgttgtggacagggctcatgagttaaagaccacgCTGCCGGGCATCGTTGCTCCCGTCAtcgtcgctgacgtcactggcgctttatattccccattcattcttatggcccgaccactaacgagcacaccccatcttaccacttccacatatctccttttcgcataaatacgtccaattgatataGGGCTACCCCTTTTTCGTGAGTTTCAGCCGTTTCATTGttcaaccgttgccaaaattcagaaaaaaaccatgcttttttaagaaaaattatggtGAGGAGCGTAGCTTATTCAAggcaatttggaaaaaaaacggaAAGAAAAATGCCTTATTATTACCCATAGGACACGCTCATGCAGTATGGCCGTTTAACTCTGGGGCACCCTGTGTACCATCGCTTCTCTGGCGTGAGGGCGTACATttatttctgcatgagccctagaaaacatggatttatacgtaaaacagggctcacgtagacattgagatacgctcttacgtcgtAGGAGCAATGATTATTAGAGGACCTTGATCTGTCTCTGGAAATGGGTGACTTATTTTTAATGAGTAGACTTACCGGACAGGAAATACCTCGCAGAGCATCATCCACGGGATGTTATTGATCCCGAGGGAACCGACAAAGTAGCTGATGCCGAATGTGACGATGAGAATCCAGGATACGGTCATGTCTACCGTGTGTGTGAAGAAAGTGGCATAAATCGCCAGGATGAACGTGGTTAACAAGTTGACCGCCATCGAGAAGAGCATCAACCGTCTTTTTCCGGTCTTTTGCAAGATGAATATGGCTGTCACCGAGCCGATGAACGCAGTTGCTCCTGTCATTACCTGAGGAAGTTAAATGTCTTTTAGCCATCTGCAGCTCAGATGAAGCATTGCCGGAATGAGAAACcagggaaaattttaattacacAAATAAAAGTGAAATGTATATGTATATGAGGCCTTATCTATAGCAATagcggatgtaaaaaattacattttcgaaacaagcttaaaaaactgttttggtcacacaaaaatgtaatatgtttGCCTCTGGCGTAATgaacagatctcgaagatcacatcacaagtattttctcaagattttctcgatgccgaaacagttttttgagcgtgtttcaaaaaggtaatttttcacatccgccattgttacatataataAGTCCTCATATGCTGTGCGACTATTTACGAGAAATGGAATTTCAGTCCACAGGGGAAAAAATGGGTAATTGAATCAGAACTGGAACGCATGGCTGGATTTGGGGAAGGGGTGACTAGAGGATCGTCCCAGGGCTCCaacctaaaaaaattatatttttctcatGGTAAGATCACAAAAAAGTTGCTCAAATAGGtaataatttttcctcaaattttacaagttCCATGAAAGAACTTAGGTCAGAATCTGGCACCAAGACGCacaaaatctgcaaaattttgTCGATGCGGCCTTAAAATACATATAAATTTGAGTcagtatccaaaaatttctaAGAAAGGCTCCTCGAACCTCTCTCCATACAGGGGGCTAAAATGCCTTTCACTTTTCCGCGGGTTGAGTCAGAGATGATTAATAGGTGATAagaccaaaaaatttgaaaatattattcttACCAAAACCCATCTTGATTGAATCGGAAACCAAAACTGGTCAAGTATTCTGACGAAATAAGCTCTGAATGGTGCTAGACTGGCAGTTTGAGTGAAGAAAAATGTGATGAAAATCATTCGAAGTGGCAGAAAGAGCTTTGGATTTGTCAATTCTCTATATCGTTGTTTGAAAAAGCCGTCAGATACTTCTTTTATCGGGATCtctgcaggaaaaaaaaaataattaaacaaatgTGAACGAATAAACATTGATAAAACTCTCAATTGGAACGAATTTTTATATTGAAGAGTCTCAACTCTATTTCCCTGGCCGCTGCATGGCCATACTTGAGTTTAAAGAATAACCTCTGATAAAGTCCCTTActcctacaagaatcaagcatcaaatcacgattctgtgaccagcgctaCCGCAtttagggaaaacgccgtatgaacctgtaggcgttgccaaatttcttttaataaaacacgaatttcttggtaaacttatgaatattttcctttcaaattttaagagaactttgttcgtattttgttctgaaattcctgaaagtttcaaggaaaaatatttataactttcctccaaaatacacattttattgcaggaaatttggcaactctcgaatgttcatacggcgttcttcctcagcagggCAGACCGAAACTGACCCATTGAATAAATGTTACCGATAAAATGTAGTAATGTTGTAATGTGAAGATTTTTGCGGCACTCACTCTCACTGTCAAGTGGAATTTTTTCACTGAAGTTTTCTCCCGGTTCACTTGATAAGGTGTTCGACATCCTAGCGTAGCGGACCATCTCATCGAATTCTTTTTGAACGTGATGTGGCTCCAAAAAGCCTCGCAGCCACCCAAGTGCCTTTTGCGCTtcttccattttccctttggTTATGAGCCATACAGGAGACTCAGGGATCTGAAAATAAGTtccattttatttctctctcaaaGTGTTTGCCGTTAAGATGTAccaactttgaaaataaaattcccacTCGATTAATGTaattatgctgaaaggaactatgtgcatatagGGTTTCCGTGCAACATAGCTCCTTTCAGCATACACAGTCCAAAATATGAGTATGCACGTAGAAATTTCCAAATgcacatttggaccgagtttaacagacaCGACTGGtgacattttgaaaagaaagatgAATTGAGAGTTGTCATGTATTTAACGAGTGAATTTCCCTCtgcgaaaaattgaaagtcgagaaaaattacattcaacatgaaaagttgaaatattttcttaacATATAGAGGCTTACGGAtgtataaaacttcaaacctctttttctcggttggggcttgatgcgacttggtgtccttctgttaaactcggtccattttagttattttctcccaaaaaatatattttgcaaatcctaaaatgaagcaaaaacaGCCTGACACGCAATATTGTTCTTGTCTACAGAGTCAAATCAACAAGTTGATTTGTTCATTGGGAGACTTTCAGCTTTGACTCAGGTTTAACAAAGTCAACTATTTTGGGAGGAAACAGCTAGAATGTACTTCTAAACGTAATGGATCTCTTTTTGCcagaaattttaagtgaaatcagAATTTTAGCAGAATTTATTTGGGATCTTgatcttagttttttttttatccgcaATAGATTTACCTGAAGGTGGATTAAAGGCGTTCAGTTCCCTGTATCACCACCTCTTCAATTAACTGTTGGTAGATTATAGCTACTATATGTGTcataccccccctcccccatcaaaatgtcagtttaTGAACCAATCATCATGATATGATCATTTTTCtgtaatgcaattttttccaaaacagcTTTTTAAGGGGGCTACagccctccccctctcccctcccaaAGTTCTAGGGGTCATCATTTCATATAAGCTGACTGTAGCgagtagaggtgtcgtcagataaGTTGACCATTGTTTACTTTTTACGGTTTGCAAGCTTTTTTGCATCACTAaaatccacatgaaaacatccaACTCTcgcagaagcaagaacacaagcttagataagtttttaatactttcaaaccttgtaacattATGCTTTTTTAGTCACACACaaatcacaaccacataaaagtcgcaaatcataactgcgggccgattattgaaattgatggacaaagctatagacaaagaagagagaAGGGATATGgtgagatcctattggtggaagcgtatggttgcaatggacaaaggaggtaagtaatagactaactatcagCAACTGACAAGAGACTAgacagttggtccatcattttccctctcagtttgtaagaaccaccagttgcaaccaataagatcgctccatactccctatgtcctctgtctatcgctttgtctatcaatttcaataatcagtccgctgataagtggtttttttttatacgaTCATGAGACGGATTCTTGCAATCCGACAGTAAACAATGGTCAACTTATTTGACGGCACCTCTTATCGAGAATGCATTGTGACAAATCTAAGGATCCTCGTCCAAAGTTGTGACGGAACTACGATAAGGTGGCTTACGGTGGTAAACGAGATGAGCGAGATGAGGGGGACGACAGCGCTGATGAGGGCGGAGGTGCGCCAGTCGAAGACGGATCCGACGAAGAGCTCGATGAAGTTGCCGAGCTGGCAGGCGGCGGTGGTCATGGCGGTGAAGATCCCGCGGAGGTGGGGCTGGCTCATCTCGCCGATGTAGGCGGCGATCGGGGCCTCGCAGAAGCCGATGCCCAGGCCCATGGTCAGCGTCGCGATGCAGAGCCCCTGCACCGAGGTCGCGTAGTAGAGCAGGATCCAGCCGGCTACGAAGGGAACGTTCACCAGCATCATGGCACCCTTCCGCCCGAACCGCTCCGATAGGAACCCTGAGGTTACGCTCCCCAGAGGCTGGCAGAAGTATAGGATGCTACCTGTTACAAGCAAAACTTACTCTGTAGTATGAAATCATATGAGTAACGCGTGATGCATAACGCCTGATTCGCGAGGCGCTaggggttggaccgcgaagcaGTCAGGGAACGTACCCCTAATATGTAGGTTACTTGGGGTACGTGACCCAAGCACTCTCTAGACCATATTCCGCGGTCTCTCGTGAATAAACCTAAATGGGGCGAAGTGGTGTAGATAAGGAGGGGGGTGTCAAGGGGGTCTGGACTACTCCCCACCCCTTAGCCTCgttaaatgaacatttttttttacttttggaagGCATACATAAAATGCGTTTACACAAAATAATGCAAATTTACCGTCACTTTTCTTAatggatcccccccccccttaaaaattttcctagctacgccaTTGATGGGGCGGGTTTATCTAAAGGGCCACCTCCTATCGATAGCCgcaaatatcatgaaaattagGCCAGTGCGGATCTTTAGAATGAATTGtggcaaaaatgaatttttacacAGTTTGAACGGGAGGATTTACatctgggtcatatttccaaaatctgaatagggCGGGCTCATCTAGCTGTCAATAGCCGCAGAAATAATGataatcggcccggtagaacggcAGAACAACAGAACTGTGACGA is part of the Bemisia tabaci chromosome 1, PGI_BMITA_v3 genome and encodes:
- the LOC109041173 gene encoding facilitated trehalose transporter Tret1, with amino-acid sequence MSEKEKLHSTEKVYKPCEYSTENTGNFKSNLAQFYVTCVECIFLISLGMQYVMPTIVVGALHNKVGDSMALDDATASWIGSILYFCQPLGSVTSGFLSERFGRKGAMMLVNVPFVAGWILLYYATSVQGLCIATLTMGLGIGFCEAPIAAYIGEMSQPHLRGIFTAMTTAACQLGNFIELFVGSVFDWRTSALISAVVPLISLISFTTIPESPVWLITKGKMEEAQKALGWLRGFLEPHHVQKEFDEMVRYARMSNTLSSEPGENFSEKIPLDSEKIPIKEVSDGFFKQRYRELTNPKLFLPLRMIFITFFFTQTASLAPFRAYFVRILDQFWFPIQSRWVLVMTGATAFIGSVTAIFILQKTGKRRLMLFSMAVNLLTTFILAIYATFFTHTVDMTVSWILIVTFGISYFVGSLGINNIPWMMLCEVFPVRARGIASGLSAAWSYFVQFVMTKTFLQTESLIGLSGMFYMYALISVGACIYTYLCVPETEGKSLELIETYFTKNCDRKQKFRMLKRGRNPSKA